The following are from one region of the Ruficoccus sp. ZRK36 genome:
- a CDS encoding LacI family DNA-binding transcriptional regulator gives MASLVTQKDIAVATGLNQSTVSLALRDDPRVNKKTRLLVLKTARKLGYRKDPMLTALASYRDNLREKSYHGTLAWLNDPKVYELSYFQDSVWNLYLVGAQRQALLHGYKLESFEVDMTARDQHRLSDILYNRGIEGVILPPLLIPGPALKLDWSHFAAVTFGWSVTEPSFHSVSPNHYHNGTLVTRHLYARGYRRIAAVLVMTPDELDKLNFHLWAHGVEMTINVRGWQEPIPTLRLLSTEPDQKARLHEWFQKHRPDALAVMMESSTFIEATLREIGVDCPKDIGIATFASRGSESHFAGVRENSRYIGEAAVDVLVGTIRRREFGAPPIRRMLQIEGTWREGPTIKPKA, from the coding sequence ATGGCCTCACTCGTTACCCAAAAAGACATTGCCGTAGCCACCGGGCTAAACCAGTCCACCGTGAGCCTGGCCCTCCGTGACGACCCCCGCGTAAACAAGAAAACACGCCTGCTGGTCCTGAAAACCGCGCGCAAGCTGGGCTACCGCAAGGACCCGATGCTGACCGCTCTGGCCTCCTATCGCGATAACCTCCGGGAAAAGTCTTACCACGGCACCCTCGCCTGGCTCAACGACCCCAAGGTGTACGAGCTGAGCTATTTTCAAGACTCCGTCTGGAACCTCTATCTGGTGGGAGCCCAGCGACAGGCCCTGCTCCATGGCTACAAGCTGGAAAGCTTCGAGGTGGACATGACAGCACGCGACCAGCATCGCCTGTCAGACATTCTCTACAATCGCGGGATCGAGGGCGTAATCCTCCCCCCTCTTCTTATCCCCGGGCCAGCCCTCAAGCTCGACTGGAGTCATTTCGCGGCCGTTACCTTCGGCTGGTCGGTGACGGAGCCGAGCTTCCACTCGGTCAGCCCCAACCACTACCACAACGGCACCCTCGTCACACGCCATCTGTACGCACGAGGTTATCGGCGCATCGCAGCCGTCCTCGTCATGACCCCGGACGAGCTGGACAAGCTGAACTTTCACCTCTGGGCCCACGGGGTAGAGATGACCATCAACGTCAGAGGCTGGCAGGAGCCGATCCCCACCCTGCGCCTGCTCTCCACTGAGCCCGACCAGAAAGCCCGCCTCCACGAGTGGTTCCAAAAGCACCGCCCGGATGCGCTGGCGGTCATGATGGAAAGCAGCACCTTCATCGAAGCCACCCTCAGGGAAATAGGCGTGGACTGCCCGAAAGATATCGGCATCGCCACTTTTGCCTCACGCGGCAGCGAATCGCACTTTGCCGGCGTCAGGGAAAACTCCCGCTATATCGGAGAAGCCGCCGTCGATGTCCTAGTGGGCACCATCAGGCGCCGTGAGTTTGGGGCCCCACCGATCCGGCGTATGCTCCAAATCGAGGGTACCTGGCGAGAGGGTCCAACCATCAAGCCCAAGGCTTAG